One genomic segment of Ignavibacteriota bacterium includes these proteins:
- a CDS encoding TonB-dependent receptor produces the protein MKFKIRCFLGLFLFSINIYAGTTGKIVGQIIDANNGEPIPFVNIILMGTSLGAASDIDGHFSILNIPPGIYEVKVSAIGYNSVIMQNVKVSIDLTTSINFQLKSESIELGEDVIVVATKPLIQKDLTSSIAIVGDELIAELPVTDISDVLSLQSGIVVASDGGLHLRGGRAGQVTYQIDGVPVTDSYDGSTIVDVNSSSVQELQVISGAFNAEYGQALSGVINLVTKDGGSDFHGSFQTYVGDYISNNSDVFWNIDKINPVAIHNIEGSLSGPVITDKVYFFTNFRYLYNDGYIYGRRTYLPNDISFEVDGTGGDEFFITQNGDNKFVSMNWSENYFGQGKLSYVALSGLKLSFNFLYDKRDYQEFDYGSYNLLTPDNNLQKFDESYSNIFSINHAISDKSFYTINLSYYYKDFHQYLYEDIYTGDPNNPTKYVDNDIRQRPAHNFAIGGTNDQRFERNSGTFSAKLDWTSQLNKEINLQFGGEFKRNELYFHDINLAPMTDESGQRVTPYNVITPPLTSLDNDEYLHNPVEGAAYVQSKFEAFNIIFNAGVRFDVFNPDGQVLSDPSDPNIVNPLKPSNRFNDINGNGVLDANLGETVKTVEDRENYWYKDASIKTQFSPRLGLAFPISDAGVIHLSYGHFFQLPRYQYLYENPEFEIADGSGNVGLMGNADLRPQKTVKGEIGLQQQLSEDMAIDFTVFFEDFRDLSGTQNAEILVFGGDKTYSKYQNSDFGFSRGLILKFTKRFGGGFATNIDYTYSETKGNASNPADARNAITGGAIPETFIAPLNWDQTHTLNISAAYTKINDYGFSIIGNFYSGQPYTPGVNKNTRITQNGFPRNSDNKPSQFKIDMRIYKDILISNLKLTIFAKVFNLLDSENPVNINSDSGDPYFSFTKLEAEKINPVLYNNTLDEFYTNASFFSEPRRVELGVSFNF, from the coding sequence ATGAAATTTAAAATAAGATGTTTTCTTGGTTTGTTTCTTTTTTCAATTAATATTTATGCGGGAACTACTGGCAAAATAGTTGGACAAATTATTGATGCGAACAATGGAGAGCCAATTCCTTTTGTAAATATAATTTTAATGGGAACAAGCCTTGGTGCTGCCTCGGATATTGATGGACATTTCTCAATTTTAAATATTCCTCCAGGAATATATGAGGTTAAAGTATCAGCTATTGGCTATAATTCAGTAATAATGCAAAATGTAAAAGTTTCAATAGATTTAACTACTAGTATAAACTTTCAGTTGAAATCTGAAAGCATTGAACTTGGTGAAGATGTTATTGTTGTTGCAACCAAACCACTTATTCAAAAAGATCTGACATCTTCCATAGCAATTGTTGGTGATGAATTAATTGCCGAATTACCTGTAACTGATATTTCAGATGTACTTTCTTTGCAATCTGGAATTGTTGTTGCGAGTGATGGTGGTCTTCATTTAAGAGGTGGAAGAGCCGGACAAGTTACTTATCAAATTGATGGTGTCCCTGTTACTGATTCTTATGATGGAAGTACAATTGTTGATGTGAACTCAAGTTCAGTTCAAGAATTACAAGTTATCAGCGGTGCATTTAATGCTGAGTATGGTCAAGCTCTTTCTGGAGTTATAAATTTAGTTACAAAAGATGGAGGAAGTGATTTTCACGGAAGTTTTCAAACCTACGTTGGTGACTATATATCAAATAATTCTGATGTATTTTGGAATATAGATAAAATAAATCCTGTAGCAATTCATAATATTGAAGGTAGTTTAAGCGGTCCTGTAATTACTGATAAAGTGTATTTTTTCACTAATTTTAGATACTTATATAATGACGGCTACATTTATGGTCGAAGAACTTATTTACCCAATGATATTTCATTTGAAGTTGATGGAACTGGTGGAGATGAATTCTTTATCACACAAAATGGTGATAATAAATTTGTTTCAATGAATTGGAGTGAGAATTATTTCGGTCAAGGAAAATTATCATATGTAGCTTTATCAGGATTAAAACTATCATTTAATTTTTTATATGATAAAAGAGATTATCAGGAATTTGACTATGGCAGCTATAATTTATTAACTCCTGATAATAATTTGCAAAAATTTGACGAATCTTATTCAAATATCTTCTCAATCAATCATGCTATTTCCGATAAAAGTTTTTATACAATTAACTTAAGTTATTATTACAAAGATTTTCATCAATATTTATATGAGGATATTTATACTGGGGATCCCAATAACCCTACAAAATATGTTGATAATGATATTAGACAAAGACCGGCTCACAATTTTGCAATCGGGGGAACAAATGATCAAAGATTTGAAAGGAATTCCGGAACCTTTAGTGCAAAATTAGATTGGACTTCACAATTAAATAAAGAAATCAATTTGCAATTCGGCGGTGAATTTAAAAGGAATGAATTATATTTTCATGATATAAATCTTGCTCCAATGACTGATGAAAGTGGTCAACGTGTAACACCATACAATGTAATTACTCCGCCACTTACTTCCTTAGATAATGATGAGTATTTGCACAATCCTGTTGAAGGCGCAGCATATGTGCAATCAAAATTTGAAGCATTTAATATTATTTTTAATGCCGGTGTACGATTTGATGTTTTTAATCCCGATGGTCAAGTTCTAAGTGATCCATCTGATCCCAATATTGTTAATCCGCTTAAACCAAGTAATAGATTTAATGATATAAATGGTAATGGAGTTTTGGATGCAAATCTTGGTGAAACTGTTAAAACCGTTGAAGATAGAGAAAATTACTGGTATAAAGATGCCTCTATAAAAACACAATTTAGTCCAAGACTTGGTTTAGCTTTCCCGATTTCTGATGCAGGCGTTATTCATTTATCTTACGGTCATTTCTTTCAATTACCAAGGTATCAATATTTATATGAAAATCCCGAATTTGAAATTGCTGACGGTTCAGGAAATGTTGGATTAATGGGTAATGCTGATTTAAGACCACAAAAAACTGTGAAAGGTGAAATTGGATTGCAGCAGCAACTCAGTGAAGATATGGCAATTGATTTCACAGTATTCTTTGAAGATTTTCGTGATTTGAGCGGAACACAAAATGCTGAAATATTAGTCTTTGGTGGAGATAAAACTTATAGTAAATATCAAAATTCTGATTTTGGTTTTTCTCGCGGGCTAATTTTGAAATTCACAAAACGTTTTGGCGGAGGATTTGCCACAAATATTGATTATACATATTCTGAAACAAAAGGTAATGCTTCTAATCCAGCCGATGCAAGAAATGCAATTACCGGCGGAGCCATTCCGGAAACATTTATAGCACCACTTAATTGGGATCAAACTCATACATTAAATATTTCCGCAGCATATACAAAAATTAACGATTATGGATTTTCAATTATTGGGAATTTTTATTCTGGTCAACCTTACACACCGGGTGTTAATAAAAATACAAGAATTACTCAAAATGGTTTCCCAAGAAATAGTGATAATAAACCATCACAATTTAAAATTGACATGAGGATTTATAAAGATATTTTAATTAGCAATTTAAAACTTACAATTTTTGCTAAAGTATTTAATTTACTCGATTCGGAAAATCCGGTAAATATTAATTCCGATTCGGGGGATCCTTACTTTAGTTTTACAAAACTTGAAGCAGAAAAAATAAATCCCGTACTTTATAATAATACTTTAGACGAATTTTATACCAATGCAAGTTTTTTCTCTGAACCACGTAGAGTTGAACTTGGGGTATCATTTAATTTTTAA
- a CDS encoding tetratricopeptide repeat protein: MKKKAPLWFYLVAIIIPILLIVFLEISLNLINYGKNLEQWVEITEDKLILNPDIGARYFSNIKNYPHSNHDSFNKQKSINTFRVFVFGGSSTAGFPYQPNGSFSRYLRDRLILVNPSKNIEVINLGITASNTNTIVDLLPGVIEQKPDLVIIYSGHNEYYGALGVGSTESVGNSKFIIDAYLYLNNFRITQLLKNLINGTIELFVPKKIKSEGTTLMARMASEKAIKLNSDIYKKGVEQFRNNIDEILLKLAEAKVPTIIGTLASNILDQKPFVDLNENSDKSALEIYQLGLNKLKLGNYKIADSLLFLAKDLDGLRFRAPSDFNKVILELSKKHKCFKVDFSKQLSKLSPNGIIGNNIMIDHLHPTLEGHFIMGRLLYENIIENKLLLVENKNLPNNQQDSIVKVNFANSDLDSIASNFRIINLFNDWPFVEKKDPTIFDKLNIETHIDSLALKIVKNNLNWEIAHQKAYQYYLSANKIDKFIKEMNVLISQFPYKLTYYNFAAQELIHQKKYNNALTFLLKRFAINPDDFSIKWLGNIYLSQGKSLEAINFLEKSAQLNQNDPQVLYNLCIAYAKTNQIEKAFKTITACIDLKSDYPNAKLLREQLLTQIKSRPKKSASKNNL, encoded by the coding sequence ATGAAGAAAAAAGCACCCTTATGGTTCTATCTTGTTGCAATAATAATTCCTATTCTGTTAATAGTATTTTTAGAAATTTCACTCAATCTTATTAATTACGGAAAAAACTTAGAACAATGGGTTGAAATAACAGAAGATAAATTAATTCTCAATCCAGATATTGGAGCCAGATATTTCTCTAACATAAAAAACTACCCGCATTCAAATCATGATTCATTTAATAAACAAAAAAGCATAAATACATTTAGAGTATTTGTTTTTGGGGGTAGTTCTACAGCAGGATTTCCATATCAACCAAATGGTAGTTTTTCAAGATATTTAAGAGACAGACTTATTTTAGTAAATCCATCTAAAAACATTGAAGTAATAAATTTAGGAATTACAGCTTCAAACACTAATACAATTGTTGATTTATTACCCGGAGTTATTGAACAAAAACCCGATTTAGTAATAATTTATTCAGGACATAATGAATATTACGGGGCTTTGGGAGTTGGATCAACTGAATCTGTAGGTAATTCAAAATTTATTATTGATGCATATCTTTATCTTAATAATTTCAGAATAACTCAATTATTAAAGAATCTCATTAACGGAACAATAGAATTATTTGTTCCCAAAAAGATAAAATCTGAAGGAACAACACTGATGGCAAGAATGGCATCAGAAAAAGCAATAAAACTCAATTCAGATATTTATAAAAAAGGTGTCGAACAATTCAGAAATAATATAGATGAAATTCTTTTAAAATTAGCAGAAGCAAAAGTACCAACAATTATTGGAACTTTAGCAAGCAATATTCTGGATCAAAAACCATTCGTTGATTTAAATGAAAATTCCGATAAATCAGCATTAGAAATTTATCAATTGGGTTTAAATAAATTAAAATTGGGTAATTATAAAATTGCTGATTCGCTACTCTTTTTGGCAAAAGATTTAGATGGTTTACGATTCAGAGCTCCTTCAGATTTTAACAAAGTAATTTTAGAATTATCAAAAAAACACAAATGCTTCAAAGTTGATTTTTCTAAACAATTAAGCAAACTAAGCCCTAACGGGATTATAGGTAATAATATAATGATTGATCATTTACATCCAACATTGGAAGGACATTTCATTATGGGAAGATTACTTTATGAAAATATTATAGAGAATAAATTACTATTGGTCGAAAATAAAAATCTTCCGAATAATCAACAAGACAGTATTGTTAAAGTTAATTTTGCTAATTCAGATTTGGATTCTATTGCTTCTAATTTTAGAATAATTAATCTATTTAACGATTGGCCATTTGTTGAAAAAAAAGATCCAACAATATTTGATAAATTGAATATTGAAACTCATATTGATAGTTTAGCGCTAAAAATAGTTAAGAATAATTTAAATTGGGAAATTGCACACCAAAAGGCTTATCAATATTATCTTTCTGCAAATAAAATTGATAAATTTATTAAGGAAATGAATGTACTTATTTCACAATTTCCATATAAATTAACTTATTATAATTTTGCAGCACAAGAACTGATACATCAAAAAAAATATAATAATGCATTAACATTCTTATTAAAACGGTTTGCAATAAATCCAGATGATTTTTCAATAAAATGGTTGGGAAATATTTATTTATCTCAAGGTAAGTCTTTAGAAGCCATCAATTTTCTTGAAAAGAGTGCACAACTAAACCAGAATGATCCTCAAGTATTATATAACCTTTGCATCGCATATGCTAAAACAAATCAAATTGAAAAGGCATTTAAGACAATAACTGCATGTATTGATCTAAAATCTGATTATCCAAATGCAAAATTATTACGTGAACAGCTTTTAACACAAATAAAAAGCCGACCTAAAAAGTCGGCTTCAAAAAATAATTTGTAA
- a CDS encoding SGNH/GDSL hydrolase family protein — translation MRLYLLMLTNQQKNIIIKIRGQKSAKKIAEYLNLNIEEVENFLSTLPIKKTPFWYYFVIIFLPFLLILIVEFSLRAFNYGNDFEEWISLDNKYEILNPEISLKYFTGIKNIPFPTESFLLKEKPDSSFRIITIGASSAAGYPYQNSGSFSKYIRKAFEIAFPEQKVEVANISMAAINSYTILDLIPSIIKKKPNLILLYLGHNEYYGALGVGSNQSIGNSRFLIKIVLELKGLRLFQLIENLVNYVKSKNASEIKSNDGTLMSKLAGEKLIELNSDLFFKGIEQYEENLKDIFSLFKSNNIPVIVGTLASNLKDLKPFISSNVNSDSNAQQIFNKALSKLEEKNFTKADSLFRFAKDLDGLKFRAPEVFNEIINSLADKFNFSIVNVDSVLNSKSRDGIIGNELMVDHLHPNLEGYQIIGKIFFERIVKDYFSNYSIKSDLDSLVKVNYNFTKYDSTIADIRVKTLKNDWPFIDTKNKIENSRLIKINSYETQIAKAVLDGNLSRLDARLKLSSNYFRQNQFELYVKELLALIDEFPTEHKRLNDLISDLIINEKYQYTGKLLNASYLIEPDAFNTKWLGIMNISNNNNDDALQYLLKSYKFNSLDPQVLFNLAGVYYNKKNYNLSYKYVLECIKISSNYKNANILKTQLSKLLNK, via the coding sequence ATGAGACTATATTTATTGATGTTAACCAATCAACAAAAAAATATTATTATAAAAATAAGAGGTCAAAAATCAGCTAAGAAAATTGCAGAATATCTAAATTTAAACATAGAAGAAGTAGAAAATTTTTTAAGCACACTACCAATAAAAAAGACACCATTTTGGTATTATTTCGTAATTATTTTTCTACCCTTTTTACTAATACTTATTGTTGAATTTTCTTTAAGAGCATTTAACTATGGTAATGATTTTGAGGAATGGATAAGTTTAGATAATAAATATGAAATTTTAAACCCGGAGATTTCTTTAAAATATTTCACTGGGATTAAAAATATTCCTTTTCCAACCGAGTCATTTCTGCTTAAAGAAAAACCGGATAGTTCTTTTAGAATTATCACAATTGGAGCTAGTTCGGCAGCCGGTTATCCATATCAAAATTCCGGTTCATTTTCAAAATATATCAGAAAAGCATTTGAAATTGCTTTCCCCGAACAAAAAGTTGAAGTAGCTAACATCAGTATGGCTGCTATTAATTCTTACACAATTCTTGATCTAATCCCAAGTATAATTAAAAAGAAACCTAATCTCATTTTATTGTATTTGGGTCATAACGAATATTATGGAGCTTTGGGTGTTGGTTCAAATCAGTCAATTGGGAATAGTAGATTCTTAATCAAAATAGTTTTAGAACTTAAGGGATTAAGATTATTTCAACTTATTGAAAATTTGGTAAATTATGTTAAATCTAAAAATGCATCAGAAATTAAGTCAAATGATGGAACCTTAATGTCTAAACTTGCCGGTGAAAAATTGATTGAGCTTAACTCTGATTTATTTTTTAAAGGTATAGAGCAATATGAAGAAAATTTAAAAGATATTTTTTCATTATTTAAGTCTAATAATATTCCTGTAATTGTCGGGACACTTGCATCAAACTTAAAAGATTTAAAACCTTTCATTTCTTCAAATGTAAATTCGGATAGTAATGCGCAACAAATTTTTAATAAAGCTTTATCAAAACTAGAAGAGAAAAATTTTACTAAAGCTGATTCATTATTCAGATTTGCTAAAGATTTAGATGGTTTAAAATTTAGAGCTCCTGAAGTATTTAATGAAATAATAAATTCTTTAGCAGACAAATTTAATTTTTCAATCGTTAATGTAGATTCTGTTCTAAATTCAAAAAGTAGAGATGGAATAATTGGCAATGAACTTATGGTTGATCATCTTCATCCAAATTTAGAAGGTTATCAAATTATTGGGAAAATTTTCTTTGAGAGAATAGTGAAAGATTATTTTTCAAATTACTCAATAAAATCTGATTTGGATAGTCTTGTAAAAGTGAATTACAACTTTACAAAATACGATTCCACCATTGCAGATATTCGCGTAAAAACATTAAAAAATGACTGGCCATTTATAGACACAAAAAATAAAATTGAAAATAGTAGGCTTATTAAAATTAATTCTTATGAAACTCAAATTGCTAAAGCTGTTTTAGATGGTAATTTATCAAGATTAGATGCTCGTCTCAAATTATCAAGTAACTATTTTAGACAAAATCAATTTGAACTTTATGTTAAAGAATTATTGGCACTGATTGACGAATTTCCAACTGAACATAAAAGACTGAATGATTTAATTAGTGATTTAATAATAAATGAAAAATATCAATATACCGGAAAGTTGTTAAATGCCAGTTACCTAATTGAACCCGATGCTTTTAATACAAAATGGCTAGGAATAATGAATATATCAAACAACAATAATGATGATGCATTACAATATCTCTTAAAGAGTTACAAATTTAATTCATTGGATCCTCAAGTTTTATTCAATTTGGCTGGAGTTTATTACAATAAAAAAAATTATAATTTGTCTTATAAATATGTTTTGGAATGTATTAAAATTTCGTCGAATTATAAAAATGCAAATATTCTTAAAACTCAGCTTTCAAAATTGTTAAATAAATAA
- a CDS encoding PorV/PorQ family protein yields the protein MKKFIIIYLFSIGCMFSQSKVGSTAAPFLNVAIGARPIAMGGAFSATANDVSALFWNPAGVSRINGSEALFSYSNWFADINYNWSGAAINLSDMGTLGLSVTYLDYGEMEVTTLSEQDGTGQMFEATDLALALSYAYNLTDKFSVGGSAKYVQQRIWNSSASSIAFDLGILYYSDIMGIRIGASISNFGPDMNIDGKDLLVQHDIDLQIEGNNDEILARLNTDAYPLPLLFRIGLAADIINTEDHVFTIGVDALHPNDNDESLNVGAEYVLYDLIALRGGYKSLFLENSEEGLTFGVGIKYTFAPGLGIYFDYAYQDFGILDYTQNFTLGLRF from the coding sequence ATGAAGAAATTTATTATCATATATTTATTTAGTATTGGATGCATGTTTTCCCAATCAAAAGTTGGATCAACAGCAGCACCATTTCTAAATGTTGCAATTGGAGCTAGACCAATTGCAATGGGTGGTGCTTTCTCTGCTACTGCAAATGATGTAAGTGCGCTTTTTTGGAATCCTGCTGGAGTTTCAAGAATAAATGGTAGTGAAGCATTATTTTCATATTCCAATTGGTTTGCAGACATTAATTATAATTGGAGTGGAGCTGCAATAAATCTTAGTGACATGGGAACTTTAGGTTTAAGTGTCACATATTTGGATTATGGAGAAATGGAAGTTACAACACTTTCCGAACAAGATGGTACAGGTCAAATGTTTGAAGCTACTGATTTAGCTTTAGCATTATCTTATGCATATAATTTAACCGATAAATTTTCAGTCGGCGGATCTGCAAAATATGTTCAGCAAAGGATTTGGAATTCTTCGGCTTCATCTATTGCCTTTGATTTAGGAATATTATATTATTCAGATATTATGGGTATTAGAATTGGAGCATCAATTTCCAATTTTGGTCCTGATATGAATATTGACGGTAAAGATCTACTTGTTCAACATGATATTGATTTGCAAATCGAAGGTAACAATGATGAAATTCTTGCAAGATTAAATACAGATGCTTATCCATTACCGCTATTATTTAGAATTGGATTGGCTGCCGATATAATAAATACTGAGGATCATGTGTTTACAATTGGAGTAGATGCACTTCACCCAAACGATAATGATGAATCTTTGAATGTTGGTGCTGAGTACGTACTATATGATTTGATTGCTTTAAGAGGTGGTTATAAATCATTATTTCTTGAAAATTCTGAAGAAGGTTTAACTTTTGGCGTTGGTATTAAATATACTTTTGCTCCTGGTTTAGGAATCTATTTTGATTATGCTTACCAAGATTTTGGAATACTTGATTATACACAAAATTTTACTCTTGGACTTAGATTTTAA